Proteins from a single region of Apium graveolens cultivar Ventura chromosome 7, ASM990537v1, whole genome shotgun sequence:
- the LOC141670759 gene encoding lysine-specific demethylase JMJ29-like isoform X4 yields MVIKQGDDVEGRFDKVYKRRRKEIVNKDLPQQQKEGTQTSGDDTKRRRLEVQQKEMLPQLKVVSKGKKGIITEVKKIDDTEPCRLKDQGGVDSEGFVQENQNEDVDLGIDDVDLGKISDFAEEQNDKIGVSDEIDVGDDAEVTKEKGEKVKRGGCKQMEVVNFDEIQLRRSVRERKPVMKTAFHEELDEFFPEYDGLRKRHKKTVSNKDGEETSKPRISSRTTKGKSVTYAEIKKRPLMDENGNLISVMCHQCQRNDKGRVVVCGNCKRKRYCVPCMTTWYPKMTEDDFARMCPVCQVNCNCKSCLRLEVRKEDKKKFDLKFTEDEQIQYSKYIIPMLLPFLKQFNKEQMAEKQVEADIQGLPLLEFEVKKAKCGMDERIYCDNCKTSIADFHRSCSSCGYDFCLICCKEFRDGCLQGSQEEVNVEFRDPGSDYMHGEGDPEPRTLRSRSGPGELAEKLTSRSGSSELAETSSDSQWKPHKSGRIPCPPKTFGGCGEGILELKCLLKSDHVSKLLAQAEEISDKYKLFPNSFEQQCSCSNSVSESGSSKMKLLKAASREDSSDNYLYCPNAVALQAEDLSHFQYHWLKGEPVIVNNVLDLTCGLSWEPMVMWRAFRQIKNLNHSTLLDVVAIDCLSWCEAQRRSCTCMLDVTKGTRPGVDISARRFFIGYREGQLDKYDWPEILKLKDWPPSSLFEEHLPRHGVEFLSCLPFKEYTNPRSGYLNLAVKLPAKSLKPDMGPKTYIAYGIAQELGRGDSVTKLHCDMSDAVNVLTHVHEVSFTPAQQEKIEKLKKKQVARDEREIFGQLAVNRKVEKQEDRVGEMTGVLNGQFNKKVSISEEGQGDVSENGNEENEGDGNIRNQSLVNDEDVNVEKSGKPDGCARNCGCGSLDNSVEKSGESDGCARNNGFGSLDNSVEGMEHPEGGALWDIFRRQDTPKLEEYIRKYYREFRHIYCRPLDQVVHPIHDQTIYLTTEHKRRLKEEYGIEPWTFVQKLGDAVFIPVGCPHQVRNIKGMIFLPNRKFVILLEYLCSQWACYGYQTGSVPCPIIR; encoded by the exons ATGGTGATAAAGCAGGGAGATGATGTTGAAGGCCGTTTCGATAAGGTTTATAAACGGCGTCGTAAGGAGATCGTTAATAAAGATCTACCTCAACAACAAAAAGAGGGGACTCAAACGTCCGGAGATGATACCAAACGTCGTCGTTTGGAGGTTCAACAAAAGGAGATGCTTCCTCAACTAAAAGTTGTTTCCAAGGGTAAAAAAGGAATTATTACCGAGGTGAAGAAAATCGATGATACTGAACCATGTCGTTTGAAAGATCAAGGCGGTGTTGATAGTGAGGGTTTTGTTCAAGAAAATCAAAACGAAGATGTTGATTTAGGTATTGATGACGTGGATTTAGGTAAAATAAGTGATTTTGCTGAAGAACAGAATGATAAAATTGGTGTTAGTGATGAAATTGATGTCGGTGATGATGCCGAGGTTACGAAAGAGAAGGGGGAGAAAGTGAAGAGAGGAGGATGTAAGCAAATGGAAGTAGTGAATTTTGATGAAATTCAATTAAGGAGGAGTGTGAGGGAGAGGAAACCGGTTATGAAGACTGCTTTCCACGAAGAGCTTGATGAATTTTTCCCCGAATATGATGGTTTGCGAAAGAGGCATAAGAAGACTGTATCTAATAAGGACGGTGAGGAAACTAGCAAGCCGAGGATTAGTTCTAGGACTACGAAAGGGAAAAGCGTGACTTATGCAGAGATTAAGAAACGTCCGCTCATGGATGAGAAT GGGAATTTAATATCGGTAATGTGTCACCAATGCCAGAGAAACGACAAAGGCCGGGTTGTTGTTTGTGGAAACTGTAAACGGAAGCGATATTGTGTGCCCTGCATGACCACATG GTACCCTAAAATGACTGAAGATGATTTTGCCAGAATGTGCCCTGTTTGTCAAGTTAACTGTAACTGCAAAAGTTGCTTGCGGTTGGAAGTACGGAAAGAG GATAAGAAAAAGTTTGATTTGAAGTTCACTGAGGACGAACAAATTCAATACTCCAAGTATATTATTCCGATGCTTCTCCCGTTCCTGAAACAATTTAATAAGGAACAAATGGCGGAAAAGCAAGTAGAGGCTGACATTCAAG GGTTACCTTTATTAGAGTTTGAAGTAAAAAAGGCAAAGTGTGGGATGGATGAGCGTATATATTG CGACAATTGTAAAACATCCATTGCTGATTTTCACAGAAGCTGTTCAAGTTGTGGATATGATTTTTGCCTTATATGTTGTAAGGAGTTCCGTGATGGTTGCCTGCAAGGGTCTCAAGAGGAAGTAAATGTAGAATTTAGGGACCCAGGGTCCGATTACATGCATGGTGAAGGTGATCCAGAGCCTAGAACGCTCAGATCAAGATCAGGGCCAGGTGAGTTGGCCGAAAAGCTCACATCAAGATCAGGGTCAAGTGAGTTGGCTGAAACTAGCAGTGACTCCCAGTGGAAGCCCCATAAAAGTGGTAGGATCCCTTGCCCACCAAAAACTTTTGGTGGTTGTGGTGAAGGCATTTTAGAACTAAAATGTTTACTTAAGAGTGATCATGTTTCCAAATTGCTGGCCCAAGCTGAAGAAATATCAGATAAATACAAACTCTTCCCCAATTCCTTTGAACAACAGTGCTCCTGTTCTAATTCAGTTTCCGAAAGTGGAAGCAGTAAAATGAAGTTATTGAAAGCGGCATCTCGGGAGGATTCTAGTGACAACTATTTGTACTGTCCAAATGCTGTAGCACTCCAAGCCGAGGACTTGAGTCATTTTCAGTACCATTGGCTCAAAGGTGAACCTGTTATTGTCAATAATGTGCTTGATCTAACATGTGGATTGAGTTGGGAACCAATGGTCATGTGGCGTGCATTCCGTCAGATTAAAAACCTGAATCATTCCACACTACTGGATGTGGTTGCCATTGATTGTTTAAGTTGGTGCGAG GCCCAACGAAGAAGCTGCACGTGTATGCTAGACGTAACAAAAGGAACCAGGCCAGGG GTCGATATCAGTGCACGGAGATTTTTTATTGGTTATAGGGAAGGTCAACTTGATAAATATGATTGGCCTGAAATTTTGAAACTGAAAGATTGGCCCCCTTCCAGCTTATTTGAGGAACATTTGCCACGCCATGGCGTGGAGTTCCTCAGTTGTTTGCCCTTTAAGGAATATACGAATCCACGAAGTGGCTATTTGAACCTCGCTGTGAAGTTGCCAGCCAAGTCATTAAAGCCTGATATGGGGCCGAAGACGTATATTGCTTATGGGATTGCACAGGAGCTCGGCCGCGGCGATTCTGTGACAAAGCTACATTGTGACATGTCTGATGCG GTAAATGTGCTGACACATGTTCATGAAGTATCTTTTACGCCGGCTCAGCAGGAAAAAATTGAGAAGTTGAAGAAAAAACAAGTTGCCCGGGATGAAAGGGAAATATTTGGACAACTGGCAGTGAACCGTAAGGTTGAGAAACAGGAAGACAGAGTTGGTGAAATGACAGGCGTGTTGAATGGACAATTTAATAAGAAAGTGTCAATTTCTGAGGAGGGGCAGGGGGATGTTAGTGAAAATGGCAACGAGGAGAACGAGGGAGATGGTAATATTAGGAACCAAAGCCTCGTGAACGATGAAGATGTTAATGTGGAGAAGAGCGGGAAACCGGATGGATGTGCAAGGAACTGCGGTTGTGGATCTTTGGATAACAGTGTAGAGAAGAGTGGAGAATCTGATGGATGTGCAAGGAATAATGGTTTTGGATCTTTGGATAACAGTGTAGAGGGGATGGAACATCCAGAGGGTGGTGCTCTATGGGATATCTTTAGGAGGCAAGATACTCCTAAACTGGAAGAATATATAAGGAAATACTACAGAGAATTCAGGCACATTTATTGCCGTCCTTTAGATCAG GTAGTTCACCCCATCCATGACCAGACAATTTACTTGACTACGGAGCATAAAAGAAGACTGAAGGAGGAATATG GAATAGAACCATGGACATTTGTGCAAAAGTTAGGGGATGCAGTATTTATACCAGTTGGATGTCCGCATCAAGTTAGAAATATAAAG GGAATGATTTTTCTTCCAAACAGGAAATTTGTTATCTTGTTAGAATATTTGTGTTCTCAGTGGGCATGTTATGGTTACCAAACAGGAAGTGTCCCTTGTCCTATCATTAGATGA